A genomic region of Podarcis raffonei isolate rPodRaf1 chromosome 13, rPodRaf1.pri, whole genome shotgun sequence contains the following coding sequences:
- the HCRT gene encoding hypocretin neuropeptide precursor, translated as MESRKIKVQRATLLLLFSLLCSSAVTKQAVPDCCRQKSCSCHLFELLHGTGNHAAGILTLGKRSSATATTKAFQSRLYQLLHSSENQAAGILTMGKRASGSRIGNTEDVPGSNQVTPVPYSAGPDPAMGCLAPLERDLPPGPKMGASDTIY; from the exons ATGGAGAGCCGGAAGATTAAG GTCCAGAGAGCCACCTTGCTGCTCCTCTTCTCCTTGCTCTGCTCCTCCGCCGTGACCAAACAAGCCGTGCCAGACTGCTGCCGTCAAAAGAGCTGCTCATGCCACCTCTTTGAGCTGCTGCATGGCACAGGCAACCACGCCGCCGGCATCCTCACCCTTGGCAAGCGGAGCAGCGCCACAGCCACCACCAAGGCCTTCCAGAGCCGGCTCTATCAACTCCTGCACAGTTCGGAGAACCAGGCCGCCGGGATCCTCACCATGGGCAAACGAGCAAGCGGGTCGAGGATAGGAAACACAGAGGATGTGCCTGGCAGCAACCAAGTAACGCCAGTGCCATACTCTgcagggcctgatccagccatggGCTGCCTAGCACCCCTTGAGAGGGACTTGCCACCTGGCCCAAAGATGGGTGCTTCAGATACCATTTACTAA